The following is a genomic window from Temnothorax longispinosus isolate EJ_2023e unplaced genomic scaffold, Tlon_JGU_v1 HiC_scaffold_774, whole genome shotgun sequence.
ATAGATCGGTCTAATAGCTTCCAACACAATTTCTGGTAACGCCGAATAGTCATGTTTAAAATCACTGAGTGTTCCTGCAGTTTTTGATTTTTGCCACTTGCACCACGATTCGGCGCCTTCAGGGCAATATCCATGTTGAGGGTTGTCATCTGTTGAGCTGTAGTGAAAAAAAGTTGCCCATATTGCTTTTTTCATATCGTCCTTACAATCACTATGTCTTCGAATAGCTAAGCCATAGTAGACGGTTAGTTTGTCTATCAACTTAGCAGTCAATTTGTTTTTTCCACCGATAccaggatttttttttttacattcgcGAAGGCGTGTTCCCATGCGCTTTTGGACATGACCTACGCactctttttttgtaatttcacAGTCATCCCCGTACGGTTTCGAATTCATTATTCCAGTATACGTTTTCGAATCGCCATCACCGATGTAGTTAACATATTTCACTCCATGTTTTTCGATAGATCTTGAAAATAAGTCTTTCATGCCGTCGACTTCCATCTTGCCTGAAGAGCCTTCATGATTCGACTTGCAATTCTCTTTATGCGTAGCTTTCCATTCAGTGTACTGCTCGGTATTGATGTGCTTACTCCAGTATGCACATGAAGAGCAAAAACTAGACTTCACAATAAAATCTACAACTTTCCCTGTGAAGTGACCAATCAAAGCCACAACTCCGAACAAAGAAGTAAACCCGCGTTTTCGCCAGGTACCGTCACCTGAAACAGTCAGTTCTTTATCATTACTGCTGGGattatgtttctttatttcttcttgttCTTCTTTGATAGCTTGTTTCAACAATAGATCACAAACACTTGAAGCAGCAGCATGAATGTTCTTCACTATTATATCATACGTCGACTGTTGAACTGGCGGTGGCAAATCCATGATTCCACAAAATTTCATTGCTCCATTTAAACCAATCCCCAATAAACGCATTGCAAAATGGAATCTTTGATTTATTTCGTAAGCTGTTTTTATGTAAGGACATGAAGGTATTGAAGTCGGCTTACACGACGGACACgaaactaaaattttaaatcccAGCCCTCGGATGCTTTCTGCTGCAAATTTCACATTACCTCCACACGTTTTACACTTCAC
Proteins encoded in this region:
- the LOC139825017 gene encoding uncharacterized protein, which codes for MDRKKGSRNSRKSENFRKNRIKNKLRPANRYEAERADLDASTSAKKLKIAQDIPVPEESCIGYRILNFFTVFSALSKCVKCKTCGGNVKFAAESIRGLGFKILVSCPSCKPTSIPSCPYIKTAYEINQRFHFAMRLLGIGLNGAMKFCGIMDLPPPVQQSTYDIIVKNIHAAASSVCDLLLKQAIKEEQEEIKKHNPSSNDKELTVSGDGTWRKRGFTSLFGVVALIGHFTGKVVDFIVKSSFCSSCAYWSKHINTEQYTEWKATHKENCKSNHEGSSGKMEVDGMKDLFSRSIEKHGVKYVNYIGDGDSKTYTGIMNSKPYGDDCEITKKECVGHVQKRMGTRLRECKKKNPGIGGKNKLTAKLIDKLTVYYGLAIRRHSDCKDDMKKAIWATFFHYSSTDDNPQHGYCPEGAESWCKWQKSKTAGTLSDFKHDYSALPEIVLEAIRPIYQDLSADKLLERCVGGYTQNSNESYNQLVWKIAPKITHSGATIVEIAALLATCTFNNGVRSLLQVMNVMGISVGRNAHLYAACEDDRRIAQAELRAQETSKEGRLRRRQQNLDDMGIPSKVEDLYYGPGIDDSI